One part of the Leucobacter triazinivorans genome encodes these proteins:
- a CDS encoding SURF1 family protein: MTDARAPKTADRGNGIGWGFLRSPRWAGYAAMLLIFSIACVLLGNWQFERRAEARAEIARIDANYDGAPVPLAEELPRRDAFDEDAQKWRTVSIDGEYIGEAFLARNRPGPQGVGSNLIQPIRTDDGGVLFIDRGWVPIDGGAAERGEIDSADLPSPPAGPVHVVARLRASEPAIPGRTTAGRTVASIELAELARLTGSEDVAYTGAYGMLVSEEPAAEHGVLPAKPERDEGPHLSYALQWYVFILIAAIGVAYAARREYRTLNAGSAVVREQDRRSEERRRRRGPSDAEQEDALLDA, translated from the coding sequence ATGACTGACGCGCGCGCACCGAAGACCGCGGACCGCGGGAACGGGATCGGCTGGGGCTTCCTGCGCTCACCCCGCTGGGCGGGATACGCAGCGATGCTGCTCATCTTCTCGATCGCGTGCGTGCTGCTCGGCAACTGGCAGTTCGAGCGGCGGGCCGAGGCCCGAGCCGAGATCGCGCGCATCGATGCCAACTACGACGGTGCGCCCGTGCCATTGGCCGAGGAGCTCCCGCGCCGCGACGCGTTCGACGAGGACGCGCAGAAGTGGCGCACCGTCTCCATCGACGGAGAGTACATCGGGGAGGCCTTCCTCGCCCGCAACCGGCCCGGCCCGCAGGGCGTCGGATCCAATCTGATCCAGCCGATCCGCACGGACGACGGCGGCGTGCTCTTCATCGACCGCGGCTGGGTGCCGATCGACGGCGGTGCAGCGGAACGCGGCGAGATCGACAGCGCGGATCTGCCCAGCCCACCTGCGGGGCCGGTGCACGTCGTGGCCCGCTTGCGCGCGTCGGAGCCCGCGATTCCGGGCCGCACGACGGCGGGCCGCACGGTCGCCAGCATCGAACTCGCCGAGTTGGCGCGTCTCACCGGATCTGAGGACGTCGCCTACACGGGCGCCTACGGCATGCTCGTCTCCGAGGAACCCGCGGCCGAGCACGGGGTGCTGCCGGCGAAACCCGAGCGCGACGAGGGGCCGCACCTCTCGTATGCGCTGCAGTGGTACGTGTTCATCCTGATCGCGGCGATCGGCGTGGCCTACGCCGCGCGTCGGGAGTACCGCACGCTCAACGCGGGAAGCGCGGTGGTGCGCGAGCAGGACCGCCGCAGCGAGGAACGACGGCGCCGGCGCGGCCCGAGCGATGCCGAGCAGGAGGATGCGCTGCTCGATGCGTAG
- a CDS encoding DUF3099 domain-containing protein has protein sequence MAKSYSVTSAGVNPADDRAHRMRMYFIAMSLRVACVASLFWVRGWWVLLAAAGAVILPWFAVMVGNAVAHNGGEAPDAPAPLQIEGAADEPTSDAGTLIVVDVEPERRTRPDGFRPHDDAAGGAA, from the coding sequence ATGGCGAAGAGTTACAGCGTGACATCGGCGGGCGTGAATCCCGCCGATGATCGCGCGCACCGGATGCGCATGTACTTCATCGCGATGAGTCTGCGTGTGGCCTGCGTGGCCTCGCTGTTCTGGGTGCGCGGTTGGTGGGTGCTGCTCGCCGCCGCAGGCGCGGTGATCCTGCCGTGGTTCGCCGTGATGGTGGGGAACGCGGTCGCGCACAACGGCGGCGAGGCCCCGGATGCTCCGGCGCCGCTGCAGATCGAGGGCGCGGCCGACGAGCCGACGAGCGATGCCGGAACACTGATCGTGGTCGACGTCGAGCCCGAGCGGCGTACCCGCCCGGACGGGTTCCGGCCGCACGATGACGCAGCCGGAGGTGCGGCATGA
- the fabG gene encoding 3-oxoacyl-ACP reductase FabG, with amino-acid sequence MTTTRTVLVTGGNRGIGYAIAERMLADGHRVAVTARSGNGPEGSLTVRADMTDAASIDAAFTEIEGQLGPVEVVVANAGITKDTLLLRMTEEEFTSVIDTNLTGTFRVVKRAAKGLLKGRFGRVILISSVVGLYGSPGQINYSSSKAALVGFARSLTRELGARNVTANVIAPGFIETDMTAALPEEQQRQYLSSIPAHRFGQVSEIAGAASFLAGDDAAYISGAVIPVDGGLGMGH; translated from the coding sequence ATGACCACCACGCGCACCGTTCTCGTCACCGGAGGCAACCGGGGCATCGGCTACGCCATCGCCGAGCGCATGCTCGCCGACGGCCACCGCGTCGCCGTCACCGCGCGCTCGGGGAACGGGCCCGAGGGGTCGCTGACCGTGCGCGCGGACATGACCGACGCGGCCTCCATCGACGCCGCGTTCACGGAGATCGAGGGGCAGCTGGGGCCGGTCGAGGTCGTCGTGGCGAACGCCGGCATCACCAAGGACACGCTGCTGCTCCGCATGACCGAGGAGGAGTTCACCAGCGTTATCGACACCAACCTCACCGGCACGTTCCGCGTGGTCAAGCGTGCGGCCAAAGGGCTGCTCAAGGGCCGTTTCGGCCGGGTCATCCTGATCTCCTCCGTCGTGGGTCTGTACGGATCGCCCGGCCAGATCAACTACTCCTCCTCGAAGGCCGCGCTCGTCGGGTTCGCCCGTTCGCTGACTCGCGAACTCGGCGCACGCAACGTCACGGCGAACGTGATCGCCCCCGGCTTCATCGAGACCGACATGACCGCGGCGCTGCCGGAGGAACAGCAGCGCCAGTACCTCTCGAGCATCCCCGCGCACCGCTTCGGACAGGTGTCGGAGATCGCCGGCGCGGCGTCCTTCCTCGCCGGCGACGACGCGGCCTACATCTCGGGCGCGGTCATTCCGGTCGACGGCGGACTGGGCATGGGCCACTGA
- a CDS encoding isocitrate lyase/PEP mutase family protein encodes MSTSEHHRSRTRVVVDAQSLSELYRAPEILRVVNVWDAASARVVAELPGTRAIATAGHGIAASHGYPDGERIPLDLMLSTVERISAVVGLPVTADLDGGFGDAGETVRRAIGVGVCGANIEDQLRPLAESAEVMRTAVAAGRSEGVAFVLNARTDALVRGGDRPRADSIADAIERGRAYLDAGAECVFVPGVLDAAETRTLVEGIGERKVSVIGLPGALAAAEYEALGVARISYGPMPQNVALTALKRLGTSLLADGTIPEDTEPLNNF; translated from the coding sequence ATGAGCACCAGCGAGCACCATCGATCCCGAACGCGCGTCGTGGTCGACGCGCAATCACTGTCGGAGCTCTACCGAGCTCCCGAGATCCTGCGCGTCGTCAACGTGTGGGACGCCGCGAGCGCCCGCGTCGTCGCCGAGCTGCCCGGCACTCGGGCGATCGCCACCGCCGGCCACGGCATCGCCGCCTCGCACGGGTACCCCGACGGAGAGCGGATCCCGCTCGATCTCATGCTCTCGACCGTCGAGCGCATCTCCGCAGTGGTGGGTCTCCCGGTCACCGCGGACCTCGATGGGGGATTCGGAGATGCGGGGGAGACCGTGCGGAGGGCCATCGGCGTCGGGGTCTGCGGAGCGAACATCGAGGATCAGCTGCGCCCGCTGGCGGAGTCGGCGGAGGTGATGCGCACCGCCGTGGCGGCCGGTCGAAGCGAGGGCGTGGCCTTCGTGCTCAACGCGCGCACGGACGCGCTCGTCAGGGGCGGGGACCGCCCTCGCGCCGATTCCATCGCGGACGCGATCGAGCGCGGCCGCGCCTACCTCGATGCGGGCGCCGAATGCGTCTTCGTCCCGGGTGTGCTCGACGCGGCGGAGACGCGCACGCTGGTCGAGGGCATCGGCGAACGGAAGGTAAGCGTCATCGGGCTGCCCGGCGCCCTCGCCGCCGCCGAGTACGAGGCTCTCGGGGTCGCGCGCATCTCGTACGGGCCCATGCCGCAGAACGTCGCGCTCACAGCGCTCAAACGACTCGGGACGTCGCTGCTCGCCGATGGGACGATTCCCGAGGACACGGAGCCGCTCAACAACTTCTGA
- the serB gene encoding phosphoserine phosphatase SerB — MTVSPLVVLDCDSTTIQDEVIELLADAAGSREQVAEVTERAMRGELDFAASLRERVATLAGTPERVFRDAYERVRPTPGIHELVAEVHGRGGTVGVVSGGFHEVLDPLAADLRLDLWRANRLEVIDGRLTGRTVGPIIDGSAKAAALREWAEATGTPLAATVAIGDGANDLAMMAVAALGVAFNGKPVVRERADVSIEHDLARAIPLLDRLG; from the coding sequence ATGACCGTCTCCCCGCTCGTTGTGCTCGACTGCGACTCCACCACGATCCAGGACGAGGTGATCGAACTGCTCGCCGACGCCGCGGGCAGCCGTGAGCAGGTGGCCGAGGTGACCGAGCGCGCCATGCGCGGCGAGCTCGATTTCGCCGCGAGCCTGCGCGAGCGCGTCGCCACGCTCGCGGGAACGCCCGAGCGCGTCTTCCGGGACGCATACGAGCGGGTGCGCCCGACCCCCGGGATCCACGAACTGGTCGCGGAGGTGCACGGGCGCGGTGGCACAGTGGGGGTCGTCTCGGGCGGGTTTCACGAGGTGCTCGACCCGTTGGCCGCAGATCTCCGCCTCGATCTCTGGCGCGCCAATCGGCTCGAGGTGATCGACGGCCGCCTCACGGGGCGCACGGTCGGCCCGATCATCGACGGCTCGGCGAAGGCGGCCGCGCTGCGGGAGTGGGCCGAGGCGACCGGCACGCCGCTGGCGGCTACGGTCGCCATCGGAGACGGCGCGAACGACCTTGCGATGATGGCGGTTGCCGCACTCGGCGTCGCCTTCAACGGCAAGCCGGTGGTGCGGGAGCGCGCGGACGTCTCGATCGAGCACGACCTCGCGCGCGCGATCCCGCTGCTCGATCGCCTGGGCTGA
- a CDS encoding ABC transporter ATP-binding protein, with the protein MVNVLRLSGVSYVRDRRPILDGVDWAVEDSERWVVLGPNGAGKTTLLKLATANDYPTSGTVDVLDKRLGRVDIFELRNRIGFVSSATGRRIPASERVRDLVLTAAYSVEGRWNEHYDDVDVRQAERILAEWDLADFADHSYGTLSDGERKRALIARAVMTDPELLLLDEPSASLDLGARERLLQMLSGFARSPYSPAMVMVTHHVEEVPPGFTHVLMLRDGRVQAAGPIAETLTAENLEATFGMPFNLTVSDGRYAAVAKP; encoded by the coding sequence ATGGTCAATGTCCTGCGACTCTCCGGTGTCAGCTACGTGCGCGATCGGCGCCCGATTCTCGACGGAGTCGACTGGGCGGTGGAGGACTCGGAGCGCTGGGTCGTCCTGGGTCCCAACGGCGCGGGGAAGACGACGCTGCTCAAACTCGCGACCGCGAACGACTACCCGACCAGCGGCACGGTGGACGTGCTCGACAAGCGGCTCGGCCGGGTCGACATCTTCGAGCTGCGCAACCGCATCGGATTCGTCTCCTCAGCGACGGGTCGGCGCATTCCGGCGAGCGAGCGCGTCCGGGATCTCGTGCTCACGGCGGCATACTCCGTCGAGGGCCGCTGGAACGAGCACTACGACGACGTCGATGTCCGTCAGGCCGAGCGCATTCTCGCCGAGTGGGATCTCGCCGACTTCGCCGATCACAGCTACGGCACGCTCAGCGACGGAGAGCGCAAGCGCGCGCTCATCGCCCGCGCCGTCATGACCGACCCCGAGCTCCTGCTGCTCGACGAGCCCAGCGCGAGCCTCGATCTCGGTGCGCGCGAGCGACTCCTGCAGATGCTCTCCGGATTCGCGCGGTCTCCGTACTCACCCGCGATGGTCATGGTGACCCACCACGTCGAGGAGGTGCCGCCGGGCTTCACGCACGTGCTCATGCTGCGCGACGGCCGGGTGCAGGCCGCCGGTCCGATCGCCGAGACGCTGACCGCCGAGAATCTGGAGGCGACCTTCGGGATGCCCTTCAATCTCACGGTCTCGGACGGCCGCTACGCAGCGGTGGCCAAGCCGTAG
- a CDS encoding type B 50S ribosomal protein L31 has product MKTDIHPEYNAIVFRDLASGETFLTRSTLTSEKTIELDGETYPVIDVEISSASHPFYTGKQRIMDSAGRVEKFNQRFKGFGA; this is encoded by the coding sequence ATGAAGACCGACATCCACCCGGAGTACAACGCCATCGTCTTCCGCGACCTCGCATCGGGAGAGACGTTCCTCACCCGCTCCACGCTGACGAGCGAGAAGACGATCGAGCTCGACGGCGAGACCTACCCCGTCATCGATGTCGAGATCTCGAGCGCCTCGCACCCCTTCTACACGGGCAAGCAGCGCATCATGGACTCGGCCGGCCGCGTCGAGAAGTTCAACCAGCGCTTCAAGGGCTTCGGCGCGTAA
- a CDS encoding exonuclease domain-containing protein, translating to MTAQLPLWATDLAVFDTETTGVDTTRARIVSATIALLGPEGEVVERYDWLLDPGIEIPLAAVQVHGISTEIARTSGIEAAVGVQQIVAQLLEMIERGFPVVAYNAPFDLSLLAAEAARHGVSLPAELSPVIDPLILDKQFDRYRKGKRTLEAVAAHHGVEIGNAHDAGDDAIAAGRVLQCIARKYADVIPQELAELHAAQVQWAAAQAASFQDYMRRVRDPSFVADGRWPVRGA from the coding sequence GTGACCGCTCAACTCCCCCTCTGGGCCACAGACCTCGCAGTGTTCGACACCGAGACGACGGGCGTCGATACCACCCGGGCCCGGATCGTGAGCGCGACGATCGCGCTGCTCGGGCCCGAGGGCGAGGTGGTGGAGCGCTACGACTGGCTGCTGGACCCGGGGATCGAGATCCCGCTCGCCGCGGTGCAGGTGCACGGCATCTCCACCGAGATCGCCCGCACCAGCGGCATCGAGGCCGCCGTCGGAGTGCAGCAGATCGTGGCGCAACTGCTCGAGATGATCGAGCGGGGCTTCCCCGTCGTGGCGTACAACGCGCCTTTCGACCTGAGCCTGCTCGCGGCCGAGGCGGCGCGGCACGGCGTCTCGCTGCCCGCCGAGCTCTCCCCCGTCATCGATCCGCTGATCCTCGACAAGCAGTTCGACCGCTACCGCAAGGGCAAGCGCACGCTCGAGGCCGTGGCCGCGCACCACGGCGTCGAGATCGGCAACGCCCACGATGCCGGCGACGACGCGATCGCGGCCGGCCGGGTGCTGCAGTGCATCGCGCGCAAGTATGCCGACGTGATCCCGCAGGAACTGGCCGAATTGCACGCGGCGCAGGTGCAGTGGGCGGCGGCGCAGGCGGCCAGCTTCCAGGACTATATGCGGCGCGTCCGCGACCCTTCTTTCGTCGCGGACGGGCGCTGGCCCGTGCGCGGGGCCTGA
- a CDS encoding alpha/beta fold hydrolase, with protein MTSAPAAAPSSASSSVRTVPTLGIETRAWQYGEPDGAPMILVHGFRGDHHGLEGLARDLALTLPGTRMIVPDLPGFGETPAIPGRAHDIELYGEWLSAFAAEAAPQGFALLGHSFGSLVVGAALASGLAPSRLVLVNPISAPALQGPQALMSRLALGYYRAAEMLPERPARALLGNPAIVRVMSEVMAKTGDPELRSWIHGQHAAYFSTFSDPSTLLQAFRASVSHTVPEFAHAFTMPTLLIAGERDDITPLFRQLELRHRVPGSRLRIIPGTGHLVHYEAVSDAAACIGDFLTAEARSATSGAAA; from the coding sequence GTGACCTCCGCACCGGCCGCCGCGCCCTCCTCCGCATCCTCGTCGGTGCGCACCGTGCCGACGCTCGGAATCGAGACCCGTGCCTGGCAGTACGGCGAGCCCGATGGCGCCCCCATGATTCTCGTGCACGGGTTCCGGGGAGATCACCACGGTCTGGAGGGCCTCGCCCGCGACCTCGCGCTGACGCTGCCCGGGACGCGGATGATCGTGCCCGACCTGCCCGGGTTCGGGGAGACGCCGGCGATTCCCGGTCGAGCGCACGACATCGAGCTGTACGGCGAGTGGCTGAGCGCCTTCGCCGCTGAGGCGGCGCCGCAGGGGTTCGCGCTCCTCGGCCACTCCTTCGGCTCGCTCGTCGTGGGCGCTGCACTGGCGAGCGGGCTGGCTCCGAGCCGCCTGGTGCTCGTCAACCCGATCTCCGCGCCGGCGCTGCAGGGACCGCAGGCGCTGATGAGCCGGCTCGCGCTCGGCTACTACCGGGCCGCCGAAATGCTTCCCGAGCGCCCCGCCCGCGCGCTCCTCGGCAACCCCGCCATCGTGCGCGTCATGAGCGAGGTGATGGCCAAGACCGGCGATCCCGAGCTGCGCTCGTGGATCCACGGCCAGCACGCCGCCTACTTCAGCACCTTCTCCGACCCCTCGACCCTGCTGCAGGCCTTCCGCGCCTCCGTGTCGCACACCGTACCCGAGTTCGCTCACGCCTTCACGATGCCGACACTGCTGATCGCGGGGGAGCGCGACGACATCACGCCGCTCTTCCGGCAGCTCGAACTGCGGCACCGGGTGCCGGGCTCCCGCTTGCGCATCATCCCCGGCACCGGGCACCTCGTGCACTACGAGGCCGTGTCCGACGCAGCGGCGTGCATCGGCGACTTCCTCACCGCCGAGGCTCGGAGCGCGACGAGCGGGGCGGCCGCGTGA
- a CDS encoding TrmH family RNA methyltransferase has protein sequence MRLERIHDLAAPALADYTQLTDVALRRVREPEEGLYLAESPKVIERALGAGHRPRSVLLLEEWLPRVEPLLEAYPDIPVYVGESAQLEALTGFHLHRGALASMHRPAPRNPVELLRASRRVVVLEDLADHTNVGAIFRSVAALGADAVLLSPACADPLYRRAVRVSMGAVLQVPWARLPDWREAGPLFRDAGYELTAFALRDDAEDLADYAGDLPERLALLFGTEGAGLSRKALASAARSVVIPMDHGVDSLNVATAAAVALWAVRTADRRRAPGVGA, from the coding sequence GTGAGGCTCGAGCGGATCCACGATCTCGCCGCTCCCGCGCTCGCCGACTACACGCAGCTGACCGATGTCGCGCTGCGCCGGGTGCGCGAGCCGGAGGAGGGGCTGTACCTCGCCGAATCGCCGAAGGTGATCGAGCGGGCCCTCGGTGCCGGGCACCGACCGCGCTCCGTGCTGCTGCTCGAGGAGTGGCTGCCCCGGGTGGAGCCGCTGCTTGAGGCGTATCCGGACATCCCCGTCTACGTGGGGGAGTCGGCCCAGCTCGAGGCGCTCACCGGGTTCCACCTGCACCGCGGCGCGCTCGCATCGATGCATCGACCGGCGCCGCGAAACCCCGTCGAACTGCTGCGGGCTTCGCGGCGCGTCGTCGTGCTCGAGGATCTCGCCGACCACACGAACGTCGGCGCGATCTTCCGCTCCGTCGCCGCGCTCGGCGCAGACGCGGTGCTGCTGTCGCCCGCGTGCGCGGATCCGCTCTACCGACGGGCCGTGCGGGTGAGCATGGGGGCCGTGCTGCAGGTGCCCTGGGCCCGGCTACCCGACTGGCGCGAGGCCGGGCCGCTCTTCCGCGACGCGGGCTACGAGCTCACGGCGTTCGCGCTGCGCGACGACGCCGAGGATCTCGCGGACTACGCCGGGGATCTGCCCGAGCGGCTCGCGCTGCTCTTCGGCACCGAGGGCGCGGGGCTCAGCAGGAAGGCGCTCGCCTCGGCCGCGCGCTCCGTCGTGATCCCGATGGACCACGGCGTGGACTCGCTCAACGTCGCCACGGCGGCCGCGGTGGCGCTGTGGGCCGTGCGCACCGCAGACCGTCGCCGCGCACCAGGAGTCGGGGCATGA
- a CDS encoding phosphatase PAP2 family protein — MSGRAGRRRALWFVVFWAAVGVGSYVLGVQNALGQRAEDSALGAAEFTYSPPPPLNLVSIPSVAIALLIIGTIAFFVHGIRRAVVVTIVPALAIVASQLLKQQLLTRPQLFELDLPNTFPSGHMTVFAALTGALIWAVPTRVRSFVTLGGATLLSAAGWQLLAYGWHRPSDVLGGLALGTLAFSLACLIRPATARGEAILGRTTSIGLVLIGWTMVAAALALAAVAGWRESADLMLSAGEFGGVGVSALAARALFLLSSGRS; from the coding sequence ATGAGCGGCCGGGCCGGCCGGCGGCGCGCGCTGTGGTTCGTGGTCTTCTGGGCCGCCGTGGGCGTCGGATCCTATGTGCTCGGCGTGCAGAACGCCCTCGGGCAGCGGGCCGAGGACAGCGCGCTCGGTGCGGCCGAGTTCACCTACAGCCCGCCGCCGCCCCTCAATCTCGTCTCCATCCCCTCGGTGGCGATCGCGCTGCTCATCATCGGGACCATCGCGTTCTTCGTGCACGGGATCCGCCGCGCCGTCGTCGTGACGATAGTGCCGGCACTGGCGATCGTGGCGTCGCAGCTGCTCAAGCAGCAATTGCTGACGCGCCCCCAACTGTTCGAGCTCGATCTGCCCAATACCTTCCCGAGCGGGCACATGACGGTGTTCGCGGCGCTCACGGGTGCGCTGATCTGGGCGGTGCCCACCCGCGTGCGCTCCTTCGTCACGCTCGGGGGAGCCACCCTGCTCTCGGCCGCCGGCTGGCAGCTGCTCGCCTACGGTTGGCACCGCCCGAGCGACGTGCTCGGGGGCCTCGCCCTGGGCACGCTCGCGTTCTCGCTCGCGTGCCTCATCCGCCCGGCCACGGCGCGCGGCGAGGCGATCCTCGGCCGCACTACCTCGATCGGGCTCGTGCTGATCGGCTGGACGATGGTGGCGGCGGCCCTCGCACTCGCCGCCGTCGCCGGATGGCGCGAGAGCGCCGATCTCATGCTGAGCGCAGGCGAGTTCGGCGGCGTCGGCGTCAGTGCGCTCGCGGCGCGGGCACTGTTCCTCCTGAGCTCGGGCCGGAGCTGA
- a CDS encoding phosphoribosylanthranilate isomerase translates to MYVKICGLRDAATAHHAVSSGADAVGVVMSPRSPRHASAAQAAEVLAAVRAHQRDGAPVDTVLVVNRMPAREAAELTGELGFDVLQLHGAYTPHEIAAAAALLPRVWRATSLELDPALRAGEFGEERLLVDGAIPGSGDPWDLSALRSGTDARRRLGSGWILAGGLDPQNVTAAIAATRPWGVDVSSGVERAPGVKDPDRIVRFIRAARR, encoded by the coding sequence ATGTACGTCAAGATATGCGGGCTGCGGGATGCGGCGACGGCGCATCACGCGGTCTCGAGCGGCGCCGATGCGGTCGGCGTCGTCATGAGCCCGCGCAGCCCGCGGCACGCGAGCGCCGCCCAGGCCGCCGAGGTGCTCGCCGCGGTGCGTGCGCACCAGCGCGACGGAGCGCCGGTCGATACGGTCCTCGTCGTGAACCGGATGCCCGCGCGCGAGGCCGCCGAACTGACGGGCGAGCTCGGCTTCGACGTACTCCAGCTCCACGGCGCGTACACGCCGCACGAGATCGCCGCCGCCGCCGCCCTGCTCCCCCGGGTCTGGCGGGCGACCTCCCTCGAGCTCGATCCGGCGCTGCGCGCCGGCGAGTTCGGCGAGGAACGCCTGCTGGTCGACGGCGCGATCCCGGGCTCGGGCGATCCGTGGGACCTGTCGGCGCTGCGCAGCGGAACCGACGCGCGCCGACGGCTCGGATCCGGCTGGATCCTCGCGGGCGGGCTCGACCCGCAGAACGTCACCGCCGCGATCGCCGCAACACGCCCCTGGGGCGTGGACGTCTCGAGCGGCGTCGAACGCGCGCCGGGCGTGAAGGATCCCGACCGCATCGTCCGGTTCATCCGGGCAGCACGCCGTTGA
- a CDS encoding BCCT family transporter, translating to MTKQPNTGKRTRKITVPPPPPVPHPGLIPGIGVEQTGLRFPTNWLVLSVTVALTVSVIVWAFVAPENLSEVGAGSLAWVSTNFGWLFGALAIVVALFMLVVGFGRTGGIRLGADDEEPEFSTASWISMLFAAGLGIGLLFYGPLEPLTYFLDPAPGITADGGSPGAALPALAQTILHWGPIAWAFYALVGGAIAYSAYRRGRAPLISALFEPVFPGSSHRVLGRIIDIFAIIVTLFGTAVSLGIGALQIESGFRIVTGVGPLGNTFLIGALAILTALFIASAVSGVKRGIRRLSNLNMALTGGLGLFVLIVGPTVFLLNFLPSAVVEYFQQLLMMLARNPNQGEVTAEFLSTWTTYYWAWWVSWTPFVGMFIAKISRGRKLREFVITVMLVPSAIVVAWFVVYGGTAIYMSLAGEDLQTGDSGEEVLFQLLQRLPLGMITSVIAMIAVLVFFVTAADSASIVMASMSQGGRPEPSKWVTIVWGLLLSLIAVALLLAGGRNTLSGLQSLMVVSALPFAFVVIGIMISWVKDLRTDPYIIRRKYAQAAIAQGVRRGIDEYGDDFVFGTSEVPADEGAGADFDSADPALTEWYVDATTGPIQQITGEDVRRTLDPARIERPGPERPDHTASGDASLTVGERVAPPPSHADAADDAPDDGAADETTDAPGDDENTDAPGDDKRPSRDDEPEQR from the coding sequence ATGACCAAACAGCCCAACACCGGCAAGCGCACCCGCAAGATCACGGTGCCGCCCCCGCCGCCGGTGCCGCATCCGGGTCTCATCCCGGGCATCGGCGTCGAGCAGACGGGCCTCCGCTTCCCCACCAATTGGCTGGTGCTCTCGGTGACGGTGGCCCTGACCGTCTCGGTCATCGTGTGGGCATTCGTCGCTCCCGAGAACCTCTCCGAGGTCGGCGCCGGATCACTCGCCTGGGTCAGCACGAACTTCGGCTGGCTCTTCGGCGCGCTCGCGATCGTCGTCGCGCTCTTCATGCTGGTGGTGGGCTTCGGCCGCACCGGCGGCATCAGGCTGGGCGCCGACGACGAGGAGCCCGAGTTCTCCACCGCGTCGTGGATCTCCATGCTCTTCGCCGCGGGTCTCGGCATCGGTCTCCTCTTCTACGGGCCGCTGGAGCCGCTCACCTACTTCCTCGATCCGGCGCCCGGCATCACCGCCGACGGCGGCTCCCCCGGCGCGGCGCTTCCGGCGCTCGCGCAGACGATCCTGCACTGGGGCCCGATCGCCTGGGCGTTCTACGCGCTCGTCGGCGGCGCGATCGCCTACAGTGCCTATCGGCGCGGACGAGCGCCGCTCATCTCGGCCCTCTTCGAGCCCGTGTTCCCCGGCAGCAGCCACCGGGTGCTCGGTCGCATCATCGACATCTTCGCCATCATCGTCACGCTCTTCGGCACCGCGGTGTCCCTCGGGATCGGAGCGCTGCAGATCGAGAGCGGCTTCCGCATCGTGACGGGGGTCGGCCCGCTGGGCAACACCTTCCTCATCGGGGCCCTGGCGATCCTCACCGCGCTCTTCATCGCCTCCGCGGTCTCCGGAGTCAAGCGGGGCATCCGTCGCCTCTCGAACCTCAACATGGCGCTCACCGGAGGCCTCGGCCTCTTCGTGCTCATCGTCGGGCCCACGGTCTTCCTCCTCAACTTCCTCCCGTCGGCCGTGGTCGAGTACTTCCAGCAGCTCCTCATGATGCTCGCCCGCAATCCCAACCAGGGCGAGGTGACCGCGGAGTTCCTCTCCACCTGGACCACCTACTACTGGGCCTGGTGGGTGTCGTGGACGCCCTTCGTCGGCATGTTCATCGCCAAGATCTCCCGCGGCCGCAAGCTGCGCGAGTTCGTCATCACCGTGATGCTCGTCCCGTCGGCCATCGTCGTGGCCTGGTTCGTCGTCTACGGCGGCACCGCGATCTACATGAGCCTGGCGGGCGAAGACCTCCAGACCGGCGACTCCGGCGAGGAGGTGCTCTTCCAGCTGCTGCAGCGTCTCCCCCTCGGCATGATCACGTCGGTGATCGCCATGATCGCGGTGCTCGTCTTCTTCGTCACCGCAGCCGATTCGGCCTCCATCGTCATGGCCTCGATGTCCCAGGGCGGACGGCCGGAGCCGTCGAAGTGGGTGACCATCGTCTGGGGCCTGCTGCTGTCGCTCATCGCCGTCGCGCTGCTGCTCGCCGGAGGCCGCAACACGCTCTCGGGCCTGCAGTCGCTCATGGTGGTCTCCGCGCTCCCCTTCGCGTTCGTGGTGATCGGGATCATGATCTCCTGGGTGAAGGATCTGCGCACCGATCCCTATATCATCCGGCGCAAGTACGCTCAGGCCGCGATCGCGCAGGGCGTGCGGCGCGGAATCGACGAGTACGGCGACGACTTCGTCTTCGGCACGAGCGAGGTGCCGGCCGACGAGGGGGCGGGCGCCGACTTCGACAGCGCGGACCCCGCGCTCACCGAGTGGTACGTCGACGCCACGACGGGACCGATCCAGCAGATCACCGGAGAGGATGTGCGCCGCACGCTCGACCCGGCGCGTATCGAGCGGCCCGGACCGGAGCGCCCGGACCACACCGCCTCCGGCGATGCCTCGCTGACCGTGGGCGAGCGCGTCGCTCCCCCGCCGTCGCACGCGGATGCTGCCGACGACGCACCGGACGACGGGGCGGCCGACGAGACCACTGACGCACCCGGCGACGACGAGAATACGGACGCACCCGGCGACGACAAGCGGCCCAGCCGAGACGACGAGCCCGAGCAGCGCTGA